The Lycium barbarum isolate Lr01 chromosome 10, ASM1917538v2, whole genome shotgun sequence genome includes a region encoding these proteins:
- the LOC132613409 gene encoding uncharacterized protein LOC132613409, whose amino-acid sequence MLQGIPKYAKYIKDIVANKSRFTEYATVALTEECTSRIQNKLPTKLKDPGSFTIEISIGTQVVARALCDLGASINLMPSSIFRKLGLGVPRPTTIVFQLVDRSLARPEGIIEDVLVQVESLIIPADFVILDFEPDPEVPFILGRPFFATGRTLIDVAAGQLTMRAGADAQPTEGVHPNTLGKNLQ is encoded by the coding sequence ATGCTGCAGGGTATTCCAAAGTATGCTAAGTACATCAAAGATATTGTTGCAAACAAGAGCCGTTTCACAGAGTATGCCACggttgcacttactgaggagtgcactTCTCGAATTCAGAACAAGTTGCCCACAAAATTGAAGGATCCCGGAAGTTTCACTATTGAGATTTCTATTGGGACACAGGTTGTTGCTCGAGCACTTTGTGACCTAGGTGCAAGTATAAATCTGATGCCTTCGTCTATCTTCCGGAAACTAGGGTTGGGAGTTCCCAGACCAACCACTATAGTTTTTCAGCTGGTAGACAGATCGTTAGCAAGACCCGAAGGAATTATTGAAGATGTATTGGTTCAAGTAGAGTCGTTGATAATTCCTGCTGACTTTGTGATATTGGATTTCGAGCCAGACCCGGAAGTCCCATTTATTTTGGGGCGTCCGTTCTTTGCCACAGGGAGAACACTTATTGATGTAGCTGCTGGGCAGCTTACCATGCGAGCAGGGGCGGATGCACAGCCAaccgagggtgttcacccgaacaccctcggcaaaaattTACAGTGA